In the genome of Saccharomyces paradoxus chromosome VI, complete sequence, the window AGATCGATTTTCCATTATGTAAGCAGCAATAGTATCAACAAGGACAGCAGCAATAGCTCTGCTACGCCCGTTTCGTCTACGCAGTCTTCTTCTATACTAGACCCTGCTAATCGTATTATCGGGAATTATGCCCATAGAAATTATAAGTTCAAATTCAACTACAATTCCAAAGGTCCTTCACAACAAAATGACACGAACGATGggaacaataataatactaataataataataataataatagtggCAGTGTTAGCAGCGGTGGTCCAACCGACAACAATAACACTTCTACAAACGATAATGGCATCGCGTTCAATTTagagaggaagaaaagaaacccACTGACAAAATCCAAATCTACGTCCGCTTATCTAGAATATCCCTTGAATGAGGAAGACTCTTCTGAGGATGAAGGTTCCATGTCCATATATTCTGTATTGAATGATGGTCATAAGACCGATAATCCAATTAGATCAATGAGGAACTCTACGAAATCTTTCCAACGAGCGCAAGCTTCACTACAGCGAATGAGATTTAGaaggaaaagtaaaagtAAGCATTTTCCAAACAACTCTAAAAGTTCTATTTATAGGGACTTGAATTTCTTGACCAATAGCACTCCCAATTTGCTTTCTGTAGTGAGCGACGATAATCTATATGACGATTCTTCACCTTTGCAAGACAAGGCCTCTTCATCCGCTGCGAGCAGACTCACTGACAGGAAATTTAGCAGTGGCAGCGGTAGTAACAATAACAGTAACAGTAGTAGCAATATCAACACAGATCCTTGGAAGAGAATTGCTAGTATATCGGGATTCAAgctgaaaaaagagaagaaaagagagcTAAATGAAGTCTCTCTTTTACATATGCATGCACTACTTAAACAACTATTGAATGACCAAGAAATTTCCAATCCTCAAGAATGGATAACTCTTCTGGATGGCGCTTTGCGTAAAGTTCTAAGAACCATCCTGAATGCAAGGGATTTGAACACATTAGATTTTAGACAAACTTAtgtgaaaataaaaagaattagTGGTGGGTCTCCTCAAGATTCAGGATATATCAATGGGGTTGTGTTTTCGAAGGCACTGCCTTCGAAAACCATGCCACGTCACTTGAAAAACCCGAGGATCCTATTAATCATGTTTCCACTGGAGTACCAAAAGAACAATAACCATTTCCTAAGCATAGATTCCGTTTTCAGGCAAGAACGTGAATATTTGGATAAACTTGTTTCAAGATTGAAGTCATTGCATCCTGATATAATATTCGTCGGTGCTAATGTTAGTGGGTATGCGTTAGAACTACTAAATGATTCTGGGATTGTCGTACAGTTTAATATGAAACCACAAGTCATTGAGAGAATTGCCAAGTTAACAGAGGCAGATATCGCCATTTCTGTGGATAAATTGGCTACCAATATTAAGATGGGTGAATGTgaaacttttgaagttAAAAGTTACATTTATGGGAACATCAGTAAGACATATACGTTCCTTCATGGTTGTAATCCAGAATTAGGCGGAACAATCTTATTAAGAGGCGATAATCTTGAAAACCTGAGGAAAATCAAACAAGTCTCTGAATTTATGGTGTATGcgattttttcattgaaattagaaagttcattttttaaCGATAATTTTATTCAACTTTCCACAGATGTTTATTTAAAGAGGGCTGAATctaaaaaattacaagTTTTTAAAGGTTATTTTGCAGACTTTTTgatcaaattcaataataGAATTTTGACAGTTTCGCCAACGGTAGATTTTCCTATTCCCTTCTTATTGGAAAAGGCCAGAggtttggaaaagaaactcaTGGAAAGGATCAATCAATATGAAAGCGAATCTGATTTAGATCGGCAAACGCAACTAGATATGCTTCAAGGTTTAGAATCGACTATTACGAAGAAGCATTTAGGaaatttaataaaatttctgcatgaaatggaaattgaaaatttagaACTTGAAtttcagaagaaaagtCGCCAATGGGAGGTCTCATATTCATCATCACAGAACTTACTTGGTACCGGCTCACACCAGTCTATAACGGTTCTCTACTCAATGGTTTCAACAAAAACCGCCACACCTTGCGTTGGCCCTCAAATTGTTACTATTGACTATTTTTGGGACAGTGATATTTCCATTGGTCAGTTTATCGAAAATGTTGTGGGCACTGCCCGGTATCCCTGCCAACAAGGCTGTAATGGTCTATATTTGGATCATTATAGAAGCTATGTTCATGGATCAGGAAAAGTGGACGTCTTAATCGAAAAATTCCAAACCAGATTACCAAAACTAAAAGATATTATTCTCACGTGGAGTTACTGTAAAAAATGTGGAACATCTACTCCGATTTTACAGATTAGCGAAAAAACCTGGAattattcttttggtaAATATTTAGAGGTTATGTTTTGGAGTTACAAAGATAGCGTGACAGGAATTGGGAAATGTCCTCATGATTTCACCAAAGATCATGTCAAATATTTTGGCTATAATGATTTGGTGGTTCGGCTGGAATATTCTGATTTGGAAGTTCATGAATTGATAACGCCACCACGCAAAATAAAATGGAAACCTCACATTGATATCAAATTGAAGGTGGAACTATATTATAAGATCCTAGAAAAGATCAATAATTTCTATGGAAGTGTCTCAAGTCGTTTGGAACGTATTAAATTGGATAGTATGACTAAAGATAAAGTCCTTAGTGGGCAAGCTAAAATTATCGAATTGAAGAGCAATGCTACAGAGGAACAGAAACTAATGTTGCAAGACTTGGACAATTTTTACGCTGATAGTCCTTGTGATCAACATTTACCATTGAACTTGGTTATCAAATCTTTATATGACAAGGCTGTGAATTGGAACTCTACATTTACTATATTTGCGAAAAACTATTTGCCTTCTGAAACTGATATTAGTCGTATAACCGCgaagcaattgaaaaaactattttaCGATTCTTCAAGAAAGGACAgtgaagataaaaaatcacttcaagatgaaaatataaagacaaaaaaaccCGAAAAGAATGAATTACCTTCAGAGGGGTTGAAAGATATCGGAAAGCCGAAAATCGATAGCAAGAGCACAACAGAAAATTGTGACACGAAGAACGAGCCGCAAAATGGCGTGGCGATAACCAGTTCTAAAGACGACACCCCAACTCTTCCAATAAGCGGTACCAGCCACTTGATGGTTACACCTTCTGCGTCCtcagtttcttcttctttgacCCCTCAGGCCGAAGAGCGTCCGCTTATGAGTAGAAGTGGAACGGGTGTATCTATGACTTATGATAAAAGCACTAGGCCTAacataagaaaaatgagCAGTGATAGCAGTTTATGTGGGCTGGCATCAATTGCTAATGAATATAGCAAGAATAATAAGGTTGGTAAGCTAGCTACATTTTTTGATCAAATGCATTTTGATGCCCTATCGAAAGAATTTGAACTAGAACGTGAAAGGGAAAGATTACAACTTAATAAGGATAAATATCAAGCCATACGATTACAAACATCGACTCCAATTGTGGAAATTTATAAGAATGTCAAAGACGCGGTTGATGAACCGCTTCATTCTAGAAGTTCAGGCAATAATTTGTCATCTACGAATGTTAAAGCTTTGGAGGCACCCATGGGAGAACACTACCGGAGCAGCAACTGCAATCCTCCTAATTTGGATCAAAACTTAGAAaatgaattggaaaattcaaTTAGCCAATGGGGTGAAAATATTCTGAACCCTTCTGCAAAAACCACCGCTATTACACACGTGAATTCTAGGCCAGTAGTAAAGGAAACTTCAGAAAATCCAAAATCGATTGTTAGGGAATCGTCAGATAATCCAAAGTCGGAGCCCCTTCCACCTGTAATAACAACGACAACTGTCAACAAAGTGGAATCTACTCCTCAACcagaaaaatcattattaatgaaaacCTTGAGCAACTTTTGGGCAGATCGATCAGCATATTTATGGAAACCCCTTGTTTATCCGACCTGTCCTTCGGAACACATTTTTACTGATAGCGACGTTATAATCCGTGAAGATGAACCAAGTTCCTTGATCGCATTTTGCCTAAGTACTTCTGATtatagaaataaaatgataaatttgaatgctcaacaacaacaacaacaacaacaacagcaacaacagcaaacAGTAGAAGCTATTCCAACTAAAGCAGGAGGAAACAGCGGAGGAACTTCTCAGACTCTGGATCCTTCTGTTACTATTTCTCCTTCAGTTTCTACAACCTCCCATAATAAAGGGAGGGACTCAGAAATTTCATCGGTAGTAACCACCAAGGAGGGTTTGATGAATACTTCTTCCGTAGAAGGTGCCCGTGATAGGACCCCACAAGAATCGCAAACGCATTCTCAGGCAAATTTAGATAATCTCCAGGaactagaaaaaattatgacaaaaaaaacagcaACGCACTTGAGATATCAATTTGAAGAGGGTTTAACGGTCATGTCATGTAAGATTTTCTTCACAGAACATTTCGACGTGTTCAGGAAGATTTGTGATTgtcaagaaaatttcattcaaaGCTTGTCAAGATGTGTTAAATGGGATTCCAATGGAGGAAAAAGTGGGAGCGGGTTTTTAAAGACTTTAGATGATAGATTTATCATAAAGGAGTTATCGCACGCAGAATTGGAAGCCTTTATAAAATTTGCACCAAGTTATTTTGAATACATGGCACAAGCAATGTTCCATGATTTACCCACGACTTTGGCTAAAGTATTTGGgttttatcaaattcaagtAAAAAGCTCTATATCAAGCTCTAAAAGTTATAAAATGGATGTTATCATTATGGAGAACTTGTTTTACGAGAAAAAAACGACAAGAATATTTGATTTGAAGGGTTCTATGAGAAATAGACATGTCGAACAAACAGGTAAAGCTAATGAAGTCTTATTGGATGAAAATATGGTAGAGTATATTTATGAATCACCTATTCATGTCCGCGAATACGACAAAAAGCTTCTAAGAGCCTCTGTCTGGAACGATACACTATTTTTGGCCAAAATGAATGTGATGGATTATTCTTTAGTCATTGGTATTGACAATGAAGGATATACTTTGACAGTGGGGATTATTGATTTCATTCGAACGTTTACATGGgacaaaaaattggaaagtTGGGTCAAAGAGAAAGGTTTAGTAGGGGGAGCCAGTGTGATCAAGCAACCCACCGTCGTTACACCAAGGCAATATAAAAAACGTTTTAGGGAAGCAATGGAAAGATACATTTTGATGGTTCCTGATCCATGGTACAGGGAAGGAAATTAATacgtacatatatacaaattATTTCTATGACATTACTTAAAAACCATTACACATTCTAGTATGCATTCATTGTCTTGAAATACTTTCATAATTATGTGGGAAGGTTGCTGGgataaaaattaaaaaattacgTCACAGACAGGATTCGAACCTGCGCAGGTAAAACCCAATGCCTAATTGCTTTTCTGAGGAAATAGCAGGGCATCGCCTTAACCACTCGGCCACTGGGACAGAATATATTGTCATTGCTTTTAAAGTAGGATAAAATCCTTAAAGCAAAAACCATGTTGTAGGTGAAGCACATCTTGCCGGAATAAGATCGACTATTGTCTTTCGAATACTATTCATATCACTGGTGTATTTTTGTATATGGTATAAGGAGATGTCATAAAGAACGAGAAACAGTTTGAGAGATGCATGAATTTTGGGCCTAGGATGTATTTAATACGAACCACCAGGGCTCA includes:
- the FAB1 gene encoding 1-phosphatidylinositol-3-phosphate 5-kinase (1-phosphatidylinositol-3-phosphate 5-kinase~similar to YFR019W) — its product is MPSEEPHAPILFPDGSHVRSPSSTGTSSVNTVDAALTRPNYIKKPSLHIMSTSTTSTTTDLVTNPILSNISIPKISPPTSSSVATATSASHVTGTTAHTNTNANANASANTSVSKKNVPPPTSGRVPSNTIKRYPSRYKPSHSLQLPIKNDSNFKRSSIYASKSTVTAIPIRNNRPVSMQNSYARTPDSDHDDVGDEASSIKSASSSLTASLSKSFLFAFYNNRKKDKISNNGVLSKEYWMKDESSKECFSCGKTFNTFRRKHHCRICGQIFCSSCTLLIDGDRFGCHAKMRVCYNCYEHADTYEDSSDEENDSTMQLNEPRSRSRSRSSNTNAYSHSHSHLHLISQDNHSGADLHDPVAATANPQQQNEVYLLNDDDVQSIMTSGEDSKLFISTPPPPPKMAIPATKQGGSLEISFDSENDRALHYQDDNPGRHHHLDSAPTRYTIRDMDNISHYDTNSNSTLRPHYNTNNSTITINNLNNATSNNSNFNNTNNSSSNTNINNPAHSLRRSIFHYVSSNSINKDSSNSSATPVSSTQSSSILDPANRIIGNYAHRNYKFKFNYNSKGPSQQNDTNDGNNNNTNNNNNNNSGSVSSGGPTDNNNTSTNDNGIAFNLERKKRNPLTKSKSTSAYLEYPLNEEDSSEDEGSMSIYSVLNDGHKTDNPIRSMRNSTKSFQRAQASLQRMRFRRKSKSKHFPNNSKSSIYRDLNFLTNSTPNLLSVVSDDNLYDDSSPLQDKASSSAASRLTDRKFSSGSGSNNNSNSSSNINTDPWKRIASISGFKLKKEKKRELNEVSLLHMHALLKQLLNDQEISNPQEWITLLDGALRKVLRTILNARDLNTLDFRQTYVKIKRISGGSPQDSGYINGVVFSKALPSKTMPRHLKNPRILLIMFPLEYQKNNNHFLSIDSVFRQEREYLDKLVSRLKSLHPDIIFVGANVSGYALELLNDSGIVVQFNMKPQVIERIAKLTEADIAISVDKLATNIKMGECETFEVKSYIYGNISKTYTFLHGCNPELGGTILLRGDNLENLRKIKQVSEFMVYAIFSLKLESSFFNDNFIQLSTDVYLKRAESKKLQVFKGYFADFLIKFNNRILTVSPTVDFPIPFLLEKARGLEKKLMERINQYESESDLDRQTQLDMLQGLESTITKKHLGNLIKFLHEMEIENLELEFQKKSRQWEVSYSSSQNLLGTGSHQSITVLYSMVSTKTATPCVGPQIVTIDYFWDSDISIGQFIENVVGTARYPCQQGCNGLYLDHYRSYVHGSGKVDVLIEKFQTRLPKLKDIILTWSYCKKCGTSTPILQISEKTWNYSFGKYLEVMFWSYKDSVTGIGKCPHDFTKDHVKYFGYNDLVVRLEYSDLEVHELITPPRKIKWKPHIDIKLKVELYYKILEKINNFYGSVSSRLERIKLDSMTKDKVLSGQAKIIELKSNATEEQKLMLQDLDNFYADSPCDQHLPLNLVIKSLYDKAVNWNSTFTIFAKNYLPSETDISRITAKQLKKLFYDSSRKDSEDKKSLQDENIKTKKPEKNELPSEGLKDIGKPKIDSKSTTENCDTKNEPQNGVAITSSKDDTPTLPISGTSHLMVTPSASSVSSSLTPQAEERPLMSRSGTGVSMTYDKSTRPNIRKMSSDSSLCGLASIANEYSKNNKVGKLATFFDQMHFDALSKEFELERERERLQLNKDKYQAIRLQTSTPIVEIYKNVKDAVDEPLHSRSSGNNLSSTNVKALEAPMGEHYRSSNCNPPNLDQNLENELENSISQWGENILNPSAKTTAITHVNSRPVVKETSENPKSIVRESSDNPKSEPLPPVITTTTVNKVESTPQPEKSLLMKTLSNFWADRSAYLWKPLVYPTCPSEHIFTDSDVIIREDEPSSLIAFCLSTSDYRNKMINLNAQQQQQQQQQQQQQTVEAIPTKAGGNSGGTSQTLDPSVTISPSVSTTSHNKGRDSEISSVVTTKEGLMNTSSVEGARDRTPQESQTHSQANLDNLQELEKIMTKKTATHLRYQFEEGLTVMSCKIFFTEHFDVFRKICDCQENFIQSLSRCVKWDSNGGKSGSGFLKTLDDRFIIKELSHAELEAFIKFAPSYFEYMAQAMFHDLPTTLAKVFGFYQIQVKSSISSSKSYKMDVIIMENLFYEKKTTRIFDLKGSMRNRHVEQTGKANEVLLDENMVEYIYESPIHVREYDKKLLRASVWNDTLFLAKMNVMDYSLVIGIDNEGYTLTVGIIDFIRTFTWDKKLESWVKEKGLVGGASVIKQPTVVTPRQYKKRFREAMERYILMVPDPWYREGN